The Medicago truncatula cultivar Jemalong A17 chromosome 4, MtrunA17r5.0-ANR, whole genome shotgun sequence genome includes a region encoding these proteins:
- the LOC25491783 gene encoding isoflavone 4'-O-methyltransferase, whose protein sequence is MDSSSNGSEESQLYHAQIHLYKHIYSFINSMALKSAVELGIADAIHNHGKPMTLTELASSLKLHPSKVSVLYRLLRLLTHNGFFAKTTLMNGKEGEEETTYSLTPPSMLLISGKSTCLSPFVSGVLHPCRLNVWHSSKKWLTEDKELSLFESARGETFWDYLNKDTESDELSMFQEAMAADSQIFNLALKECNHVFEGLESIVDVGGGRGGFTKLIHEAFPDLKCTVFDQPQVVANLSGDENLKFVGGDMFKSIPPADAVLLKWILHDWNDELSLKILENCKKAISGKGKKGKVIIIDISIDETSDNHETNELKLDFDFMMMTLLNGKEREKKEWEKLILDAGFSSYKITPICGFKSIIEVYP, encoded by the exons ATGGATTCCAGTAGCAATGGCAGTGAAGAAAGTCAGTTGTATCATGCTCAAATCCATCTGTACAAACATATATACAGCTTTATAAATTCCATGGCACTCAAATCTGCTGTGGAACTAGGCATAGCTGATGCAATCCACAACCATGGAAAACCAATGACTCTTACTGAATTAGCTTCATCTTTGAAACTCCATCCTTCGAAAGTTAGTGTCCTGTATCGTCTCTTGCGCCTGCTAACACACAATGGTTTCTTTGCAAAAACAACACTGATGAATGgcaaagaaggagaagaagaaacaacATATTCTCTCACTCCTCCTTCAATGCTTCTCATAAGTGGCAAATCAACATGTTTGTCACCATTTGTTAGCGGAGTGCTTCATCCATGTCGTCTGAACGTGTGGCACTCCTCTAAGAAATGGCTCACTGAGGACAAGGAACTCAGCCTATTTGAGAGCGCAAGAGGAGAGACATTTTGGGACTATCTTAACAAAGATACTGAATCTGATGAACTGAGTATGTTTCAAGAGGCTATGGCTGCTGATTCTCAAATCTTCAACCTTGCTCTAAAAGAGTGCAATCATGTGTTTGAAGGTTTGGAGTCTATAGTTGATGTTGGAGGTGGAAGAGGAGGTTTCACAAAACTCATCCATGAAGCTTTTCCTGACCTCAAATGCACAGTATTTGATCAACCACAGGTTGTGGCTAACTTGTCTGgagatgaaaatttgaaatttgttgGTGGAGATATGTTCAAATCTATCCCTCCTGCAGATGCTGTTTTACTCAAG tGGATTTTGCATGATTGGAATGATGAATTGTCCTTAAAGATATTGGAGAATTGCAAAAAAGCTATTTCaggaaaagggaaaaaaggAAAGGTGATAATCATTGACATATCAATTGACGAAACAAGTGACAATCATGAAACAAATGAGTTGAAATTGGACTTTGATTTCATGATGATGACTTTGTTAAatggaaaagaaagagagaagaaagaatggGAGAAACTTATACTCGACGCAGGCTTCAGCAGCTATAAGATTACTCCTATATGCGGCTTCAAGTCTATCATCGAAGTTTATCCTTAA
- the LOC25491784 gene encoding chloroplast envelope quinone oxidoreductase homolog has protein sequence MAIKLMHAVQYDSYDGGSSGLKHVEVHIPTPKANEVLIKVEASSINPVDWKIQDGLLRYLLPRKFPFTPCTDVAGEVVDFGSQVKDFKVGDKVIAKLNNQDGGGLAEFAVASESLTTLRPSEVSAAEGAGLPVAGLAAHDAITKMAGIKLDRTGEPKNILVTAASGGVGVYAVQLAKLGNNHVTATCGARNIELIKSLGADEVLDYKTPEGASLKSPSGRKYDAVIHCTAGIPWSTFEPNLTENGIVVDLTPGPSSLMKYALKKLTFSKKLWVPFIVTIKREGLEHLAELVKDGKLKTIIDSKFPLGKAEYAWSKIIDGHATGKIIVEPSRVLF, from the exons ATGGCTATCAAACTCATGCATGCAGTTCAGTACGATTCCTATGATGGAGGTTCTTCTGGACTTAAG CATGTTGAAGTTCATATTCCAACTCCAAAGGCCAATGAAGTTTTAATCAAAGTGGAAGCAAGTAGCATTAATCCAGTTGATTGGAAGATTCAAGATGGTCTTCTTCGCTATTTATTGCCTCGAAAATTTCCCTTCACTCCTT GCACCGATGTAGCAGGAGAGGTAGTAGATTTTGGATCACAAGTTAAAGATTTCAAAGTTGGAGACAAAGTTATTGCTAAACTCAACAATCAA GATGGGGGTGGACTAGCTGAGTTTGCGGTGGCTAGCGAGAGCTTAACAACTTTGAGACCATCTGAAGTCTCAGCTGCTGAAGGTGCCGGTTTACCTGTAGCCGGTCTCGCGGCTCATGATGCCATCACAAAAATGGCAGGAATTAAACTTGATCGTACTGGTGAACCCAAAAACATTCTGGTAACCGCTGCTTCAGGTGGCGTAGGTGTATATGCAGTTCAACTTGCCAAACTAGGAAACAACCATGTCACAGCCACTTGTGGTGCTAGAAATATTGAGCTTATCAAGAGCTTAGGCGCCGATGAGGTTCTCGACTACAAGACTCCAGAGGGAGCATCACTGAAGAGTCCATCTGGTAGGAAATATGATGCAGTAATACATTGTACTGCTGGAATACCATGGTCAACTTTTGAACCAAATTTGACAGAAAATGGAATTGTTGTAGATTTAACACCTGGACCAAGTTCATTGATGAAATATGCGTTGAAGAAACTTACCTTTTCAAAGAAGTTGTGGGTACCTTTTATTGTAACTATCAAACGTGAGGGCTTAGAACATCTAGCTGAATTAGTGAAAGATGGAAAACTTAAGACAATAATTGACTCCAAGTTTCCTTTGGGCAAAGCTGAATATGCTTGGTCTAAGATCATTGATGGCCATGctactggaaaaatcattgtgGAGCCAAGTagggttttgttttga